From one Thiobacter sp. AK1 genomic stretch:
- the sat gene encoding sulfate adenylyltransferase gives MPKLVNPHGGGNLKPLLLSGEALKAELARAQSLPKIRMTSRETGDLIMMGIGGFTPLDGFMTKADWQGVCDGYKMANGLFWPIPITLSTDDEDVKEGDEVALVDGESGEIMGTMKVTDKYTIDKAHECMMVYKTTDLEHPGVKMVMAQGKYNLAGPVKVLSDGGFKARYGDQFLTPAETRAKFEALGWTRVAAFQTRNPMHRSHEYLAKIAVETMDGVLIHSLLGKLKPGDIPAEVRTEAIKVLIDNYFVPNTVIQAGYPLDMRYAGPREALLHALFRQNYGCSHLIVGRDHAGVGDYYGPFDAQKIFDEIPPGSLETQPLKIDWTFWCNKCGGMASMRTCPHSKDDRILLSGTKVRAMLSEGKDLPVEFSRPEVAQVLKRYYASLSAEENVKVELKGHSAK, from the coding sequence ATGCCCAAGCTGGTCAATCCCCACGGGGGCGGCAATCTCAAGCCCCTCCTGCTGTCGGGGGAGGCCCTTAAGGCCGAACTTGCCCGCGCCCAGTCCCTTCCCAAGATCCGCATGACCTCCCGGGAAACCGGTGATCTCATAATGATGGGCATCGGCGGCTTCACCCCGCTGGATGGCTTCATGACCAAAGCAGACTGGCAAGGCGTCTGCGATGGCTACAAGATGGCAAATGGCCTGTTCTGGCCCATCCCTATCACGCTTTCCACCGACGACGAGGACGTCAAGGAAGGGGACGAGGTCGCTCTAGTCGATGGCGAAAGCGGCGAGATCATGGGCACCATGAAGGTGACGGACAAGTACACCATCGACAAGGCCCATGAGTGCATGATGGTCTATAAAACCACGGATCTCGAGCATCCGGGTGTAAAGATGGTGATGGCTCAGGGCAAATATAACCTCGCCGGACCCGTCAAGGTGCTCTCGGACGGTGGTTTCAAGGCTCGCTACGGAGATCAGTTCCTCACTCCGGCGGAGACACGTGCCAAGTTCGAAGCTCTGGGTTGGACGCGGGTGGCAGCCTTCCAGACCCGCAACCCCATGCATCGCTCCCATGAGTATTTGGCCAAGATCGCGGTGGAAACCATGGATGGCGTGCTCATCCATTCCCTCCTGGGCAAGCTCAAGCCCGGCGACATTCCTGCCGAAGTCCGCACCGAGGCCATCAAAGTGTTGATCGACAATTATTTCGTGCCCAATACCGTGATCCAGGCCGGCTATCCTCTAGACATGCGCTATGCCGGGCCGCGCGAGGCACTGCTGCATGCTCTGTTCCGTCAGAATTATGGTTGCTCCCATCTGATCGTCGGGCGCGATCACGCGGGCGTGGGTGACTATTACGGTCCCTTCGACGCGCAAAAGATCTTCGACGAGATTCCGCCGGGCTCGCTGGAAACCCAGCCCCTCAAGATCGACTGGACGTTCTGGTGCAACAAATGTGGCGGCATGGCCTCCATGCGCACCTGCCCCCATTCCAAGGATGATCGCATCCTGTTGTCTGGCACCAAGGTGCGGGCCATGCTATCGGAAGGCAAGGATCTGCCCGTCGAGTTCTCCCGTCCCGAAGTGGCTCAGGTACTCAAGCGCTACTACGCGAGCCTGAGTGCCGAGGAAAACGTCAAGGTCGAGCTCAAGGGACACTCTGCCAAGTAG
- the aprB gene encoding adenylyl-sulfate reductase subunit beta, with protein sequence MPTYVRTDKCDGCKGQDKTACMYICPHDLMKLDKDGSETGHAMKAFNQEPEQCWECYSCVKICPQQAIEVRHYADIVPLGGSVQPLRGTDSIMWTIKFRNGTLKRFKFPIRTTPEGSIDPYGGKPMPKLADITKPGFFVSVGGFRGGNPAELIRK encoded by the coding sequence ATGCCAACCTATGTTCGCACCGACAAATGTGACGGGTGCAAGGGTCAGGACAAGACCGCTTGCATGTACATCTGCCCGCACGACTTGATGAAGCTCGACAAGGACGGCTCCGAAACGGGACATGCCATGAAGGCATTCAACCAGGAACCGGAGCAGTGCTGGGAGTGCTATTCCTGCGTCAAGATCTGCCCGCAGCAGGCCATCGAGGTGCGCCACTATGCGGACATCGTTCCTCTCGGCGGGTCCGTACAACCCCTGCGCGGTACCGATTCCATCATGTGGACTATCAAGTTCCGTAACGGCACCCTCAAGCGGTTCAAGTTTCCCATCCGCACCACGCCGGAAGGCTCGATCGATCCCTATGGTGGTAAGCCGATGCCAAAACTGGCCGACATCACCAAACCTGGCTTCTTCGTTTCGGTGGGTGGTTTCCGTGGCGGCAACCCGGCTGAGCTGATTCGCAAGTAA
- the aprA gene encoding adenylyl-sulfate reductase subunit alpha produces the protein MAGEFGNPEVVQEEVDILLIGGGMACCGAAYEVVRWAEAAKAELGIDLKIKLVDKAALDRSGAVAQGLSAINTYIGPEQDPADYARMVSNDLMGITRDDLAYDLGRHVDESVHLFEEWGLPIWKVDENGERHDGSKGLPALKDGGKPVRSGKWQIMINGESYKWIVAEAAKKALGMDRIQERVFIVKLVNDKNDKNRIAGAVGFSVREHKVYVYKAKAILLAAGGCVNIFRPRSVGEGTGRAWYPVWNAGSTYAMAAEAGAELTMMENRFVPARFKDGYGPVGAWFLLFKAKAVNALGEVYMEKNKDLLNDYPPYGQAAVPASCLRNHLMLKEMKEGRGPIYMDTVTALAKLKETLSPREVKHLEAEAWEDFLDMCVGQCGIWVGENIEPDKKNSELMPTEPYLLGSHSGCCGIWVSGPEDVGAPTTEDHPEKDKIPAHLPQGWHWGYRSMTTVKGLFTAGDGVGASGHKFSSGSHAEGRIAAKAMVKYCIDHKDLKPELDTPVEQLVEEIYKPVRNFLQYKDYTTAIDVNPHYITPKMLQFRLQKIMDEYVAGVATYYTTNEHMLKVAEEKLEMLKEDAEKMRAKDLHELLRAWENYHRILTAEAHMKHIQFREETRYPGFYYRADKNFIDEKNWKCFVNSVYDKNTKKWTVFKRQHYDLVDKSKLFKTAAH, from the coding sequence ATGGCTGGTGAATTTGGCAATCCCGAAGTCGTGCAAGAGGAAGTGGACATCCTCTTGATTGGTGGCGGTATGGCCTGCTGTGGCGCCGCCTATGAAGTCGTGCGCTGGGCAGAAGCCGCCAAGGCAGAGCTCGGCATCGATCTGAAGATCAAGCTGGTGGACAAGGCCGCCTTGGATCGCTCTGGCGCAGTGGCCCAGGGTCTGTCCGCGATCAACACCTACATCGGCCCGGAGCAGGACCCGGCCGACTATGCGCGTATGGTGTCCAACGACCTGATGGGCATCACCCGCGACGACCTGGCCTACGACTTGGGCCGCCATGTGGACGAGTCGGTGCACCTGTTCGAAGAGTGGGGCCTGCCCATCTGGAAGGTGGATGAGAACGGCGAGCGCCATGACGGCTCCAAAGGTCTGCCTGCTCTCAAGGATGGTGGCAAGCCCGTGCGTTCGGGCAAGTGGCAGATCATGATCAATGGCGAATCCTACAAATGGATCGTGGCCGAGGCCGCCAAGAAAGCCCTGGGCATGGACCGCATCCAAGAGCGCGTGTTCATCGTCAAGCTGGTGAACGATAAGAATGACAAAAACCGTATCGCCGGTGCGGTGGGCTTCTCAGTGCGCGAGCACAAGGTTTACGTGTACAAGGCCAAGGCGATCTTGCTGGCTGCCGGTGGCTGCGTGAACATCTTCCGCCCACGCTCGGTGGGTGAAGGAACGGGTCGCGCCTGGTATCCGGTTTGGAACGCCGGTTCCACCTACGCCATGGCCGCGGAAGCTGGCGCCGAGCTCACCATGATGGAGAACCGCTTCGTTCCCGCTCGCTTCAAGGATGGTTATGGCCCGGTGGGTGCCTGGTTCCTCCTGTTCAAGGCCAAGGCGGTGAACGCGTTGGGCGAGGTCTACATGGAGAAGAACAAGGATCTCCTGAACGACTACCCGCCCTATGGGCAAGCCGCGGTGCCAGCATCCTGCCTGCGCAACCACCTGATGCTGAAGGAAATGAAGGAAGGCCGTGGCCCCATCTACATGGACACGGTGACCGCGCTGGCAAAACTGAAAGAAACCCTCTCGCCGCGTGAGGTGAAACACCTGGAAGCGGAAGCTTGGGAAGACTTCCTCGACATGTGCGTCGGTCAGTGTGGCATCTGGGTGGGCGAGAACATTGAGCCGGATAAGAAAAACTCCGAGCTCATGCCCACCGAGCCCTATCTGCTTGGCTCTCACTCCGGCTGCTGTGGTATCTGGGTGTCCGGCCCCGAAGACGTGGGAGCGCCTACTACCGAGGATCACCCCGAAAAGGACAAGATCCCCGCGCACCTGCCGCAAGGCTGGCATTGGGGCTATCGCTCCATGACCACCGTCAAGGGCCTGTTCACGGCGGGCGACGGCGTGGGGGCTTCCGGCCACAAGTTCTCCTCCGGTTCCCACGCGGAAGGTCGGATCGCCGCCAAGGCGATGGTCAAGTACTGCATCGACCACAAGGATCTGAAACCAGAACTCGACACCCCGGTGGAGCAACTGGTCGAGGAGATCTACAAGCCGGTGCGCAACTTCCTGCAGTACAAGGACTACACCACCGCCATCGACGTGAACCCGCACTACATCACGCCGAAGATGCTCCAGTTCCGTCTGCAAAAGATCATGGACGAGTACGTGGCGGGTGTGGCCACCTACTACACCACCAACGAGCACATGCTCAAAGTGGCGGAAGAGAAGCTGGAAATGCTGAAAGAAGACGCGGAGAAGATGCGTGCCAAAGACCTGCACGAGCTGCTGCGTGCCTGGGAGAACTACCACCGCATCCTGACCGCGGAAGCCCACATGAAGCACATCCAGTTCCGGGAAGAGACCCGTTACCCGGGCTTCTACTACCGCGCCGACAAGAACTTCATCGACGAGAAGAACTGGAAGTGCTTCGTCAACTCGGTCTATGACAAGAACACCAAGAAGTGGACGGTGTTCAAGCGTCAGCACTACGATCTGGTTGACAAGTCCAAGCTGTTCAAGACCGCGGCCCACTGA
- a CDS encoding YkgJ family cysteine cluster protein: MEDFEVKDSPFPPSPVVPQLLQPETVIQFHCHKDIACFNACCKNIDISLTPYDILRLKKRLNMSSGEFLKAYTFPYEMEKDGIAGVKLKPVEGGTACRFMTEQGCSVYEDRPTACRYYPVGLLSIRRQGENFDREAYAIIKENHCLGHNEARQLTIAEYRKEQGLEEYDELSRGWRQLILKKKSAGPTVGKPSKRSLQMFFMTCYDLDQFRDFATSAQFNDLYEVEPETREKIKTDDIALMQFGFRLLRQVMFNEMSIPIRPDALEKRLARKREREQILDRIVEKIGPVETVPVEELEDKYKHASD; the protein is encoded by the coding sequence ATGGAAGATTTCGAAGTCAAGGATTCGCCGTTCCCCCCAAGCCCCGTCGTGCCGCAGCTTCTGCAGCCGGAAACCGTTATCCAGTTCCACTGCCACAAGGACATCGCGTGCTTCAATGCCTGCTGCAAGAACATCGACATCTCCCTCACGCCCTATGACATCCTGCGCCTCAAGAAGCGGCTCAACATGAGCTCGGGCGAATTCCTCAAGGCCTACACGTTTCCCTACGAAATGGAGAAGGACGGCATCGCCGGGGTCAAGCTCAAGCCCGTGGAGGGTGGGACAGCATGCCGCTTCATGACCGAGCAAGGGTGCAGCGTGTACGAAGACCGGCCCACCGCCTGCCGCTACTATCCGGTGGGGCTACTCTCCATCCGGCGCCAGGGCGAAAACTTCGATCGCGAGGCCTATGCCATCATCAAGGAGAACCACTGCCTTGGCCACAACGAAGCACGCCAGCTCACCATCGCCGAATACCGCAAGGAACAGGGTCTGGAAGAATACGACGAGTTGAGCCGCGGCTGGCGCCAGCTCATCCTGAAGAAGAAATCGGCGGGTCCGACCGTGGGCAAGCCGAGTAAGCGCAGTCTGCAGATGTTCTTCATGACCTGTTACGACCTGGATCAATTCCGGGATTTCGCCACCTCGGCGCAGTTCAATGACCTATACGAGGTGGAGCCCGAGACCCGGGAAAAGATCAAGACCGATGACATTGCTCTCATGCAGTTCGGTTTTCGGCTGCTGCGGCAGGTCATGTTCAACGAGATGAGCATTCCCATCCGCCCCGATGCCCTGGAAAAACGCCTGGCGCGCAAACGGGAACGAGAACAGATCCTGGATAGAATCGTCGAAAAGATCGGCCCGGTGGAAACCGTTCCTGTGGAAGAGCTGGAAGACAAGTACAAGCACGCTTCGGACTGA
- a CDS encoding CbbQ/NirQ/NorQ/GpvN family protein, whose product MNARTLDTEAYFIEREPYYEPTGDEVAVFEAAYRNKLPVLLKGPTGCGKTRFMEYMAWRLKRPLITVSCHDDLTASDLVGRFLVKGGETTWVDGPLTRAVRTGAICYLDEIVEARKDTMVVIHPLADDRRTLPMEKLGLLVEADDRFCLAVSYNPGYQSVLKDLKQSTRQRFVALEFSYPSPELERKIVVTEAGVDAATAEKLVKFAHMTRNLKGSGLEEGASTRLLVHAGKLIAAGIAPITACRTAIAEAITDDAEMLAAVQELSSSLF is encoded by the coding sequence ATGAACGCGCGAACGCTAGATACCGAGGCCTACTTCATCGAAAGAGAGCCCTATTACGAGCCGACCGGTGACGAAGTGGCGGTCTTCGAAGCCGCCTACCGCAACAAACTGCCGGTGTTGCTCAAGGGTCCCACCGGCTGCGGCAAGACCCGCTTCATGGAGTACATGGCCTGGCGCCTCAAGCGTCCGCTTATCACGGTATCCTGTCACGACGACCTCACCGCATCGGACCTGGTGGGTCGCTTTCTGGTGAAGGGAGGCGAGACCACCTGGGTCGATGGCCCTCTCACCCGCGCGGTGCGGACCGGGGCCATTTGCTACCTGGACGAAATCGTCGAAGCCCGCAAAGACACCATGGTGGTGATCCACCCCCTCGCCGATGACCGACGCACCTTGCCTATGGAAAAGCTCGGTCTCCTGGTGGAAGCCGACGATCGCTTCTGCCTCGCCGTCTCCTACAACCCTGGCTATCAGAGCGTACTCAAGGACCTCAAGCAGAGCACGCGCCAGCGCTTCGTGGCGCTGGAATTCAGCTATCCCTCGCCGGAGCTGGAGCGCAAGATCGTGGTCACGGAAGCCGGTGTGGATGCCGCCACCGCGGAAAAGCTGGTGAAATTCGCCCACATGACCCGCAACCTCAAAGGCAGTGGGCTCGAAGAAGGAGCCAGCACCCGCCTACTGGTCCATGCCGGCAAACTGATTGCCGCCGGCATCGCGCCAATCACCGCGTGCCGGACGGCCATCGCCGAGGCGATCACCGACGACGCAGAAATGCTGGCCGCCGTGCAGGAACTTTCCTCATCCTTGTTCTGA